A window of the Anoplopoma fimbria isolate UVic2021 breed Golden Eagle Sablefish chromosome 17, Afim_UVic_2022, whole genome shotgun sequence genome harbors these coding sequences:
- the LOC129106117 gene encoding parapinopsin-like: MQQSVFFSNASSYEGPNGEPPLSRTGFIILSIIMAFFTGPAIVLNATVIIVSLMHKQLRQPLNYALVNMAVADLGTAMTGGVLSVVNNAQGYFSLGRTGCVMEGFAVSLFGITSLCTVALIAVERMFVVCKPLGQITFQKKHALGGIALSWLWSLSWNLPPLFGWGRYELEGVGTSCAPDWHNRDPTNVSYILAYFAVCFAVPFALILASYTKLMWTLHQVSKMACLEGGAVAKGEMKVASMVVLMVLTFLISWLPYASLALLVIYKPDVEIHPLVGTVPVYLAKSSTMYNPIIYIYLNKQFRKYAVPFLLCGKEPLVDEEASEATTVETSPNKVSPA, encoded by the exons ATGCAacaatcagtttttttctcaaatgctTCCTCCTATGAGGGTCCGAATGGGGAACCCCCTCTGTCACGCACTGGCTTCATCATTCTCTCCATCATTATGGCCTTTTTCACCGGTCCGGCCATCGTACTCAACGCTACGGTGATCATTGTGTCCCTCATGCACAAGCAGCTGAGGCAGCCGCTCAACTACGCTCTGGTGAACATGGCTGTGGCTGACCTAGGCACAGCAATGACTGGAGGGGTTCTGTCTGTGGTCAACAACGCCCAGGGGTACTTCTCCCTGGGAAGGACCGGCTGTGTGATGGAGGGCTTTGCAGTGTCCTTGTTTG GCATCACATCTCTGTGCACAGTAGCTCTGATCGCAGTGGAGAGGATGTTTGTTGTGTGTAAGCCGTTGGGACAGATAACCTTCCAAAAAAAGCATGCACTTGGAGGTATCGCCTTATCCTGGTTGTGGTCCCTCTCTTGGAACTTGCCTCCCCTGTTTGGCTGGGGCAGGTATGAGCTGGAGGGCGTCGGGACGTCCTGTGCACCAGACTGGCACAACCGAGACCCTACAAACGTCTCCTACATCCTGGCTTACTTTGCTGTGTGCTTTGCAGTTCCCTTTGCTCTTATATTGGCATCCTACACGAAGCTAATGTGGACATTACATCAG GTGTCAAAGATGGCCTGTCTGGAAGGCGGTGCAGTAGCTAAAGGAGAGATGAAGGTGGCGTCCATGGTGGTTCTGATGGTCCTGACGTTTCTGATCAGCTGGTTGCCTTATGCCAGCCTGGCCCTGCTGGTGATCTACAAGCCTGATGTGGAGATTCACCCGTTGGTGGGCACAGTGCCTGTTTACCTGGCCAAGAGCAGCACTATGTACAATCCTATCATCTACATCTATCTCAACAAACAG TTTCGTAAATATGCAGTGCCCTTTCTGTTGTGTGGGAAAGAGCCCTTGGTGGACGAAGAGGCTTCAGAGGCGACGACTGTGGAGACTTCCCCAAACAAAGTGTCTCCTGCTTGA